Proteins found in one Salvelinus alpinus chromosome 11, SLU_Salpinus.1, whole genome shotgun sequence genomic segment:
- the LOC139534891 gene encoding splicing factor 3B subunit 2-like, translating to MASDGPPGTEPMPSDLGSSVAALNTWSNPELQAKLGELGAPNMGPREEMLDRLKGYMMQTGMMLNKPNQGGDDKPMTPQANRPYKMPGIPPMPPMPMPPMPPGMGMLQAMSMMAGGPPPPGMHMGMEPPGMPPGLSQEDQLKMVQQRAAMMMQHEERAKQQGDSRAMEEHMKEQELLEQQKRAAVMMEHERQQELAKMQHGGPGPRMSDPGPRPPGMMPPMMRGMNPPPPGINTGGMNPPPPGMSMMHTQRHRVPPPPGEDAREVWQGEEVGIGPKIPQALEKILQLKEIRQEQLSTAPAEEEEEEEESQEMEMHNSSAPVLSETEEDDGSLSKKDKNRKRRNRKKKNKKRRVQEKREQAVEKKEEDGGKETEQEVEIEYVTEEPEIYDPNFIFFKRIFEAFKLTDDVKKEKEKEPEKKEAPTMFKKKGFEEETKDSDDSDDEIRTDVPKLSKKKLRRMNRLTVAELKQLVARPDVVEMHDVTAQEPKLLVHLKATRNTVPVPRHWCFKRKYLQGKRGIEKPPFELPEFIKRTGIQEMREALQEKEDAKTMKTKMREKVRPKMGKIDIDYQKLHDAFFKWQMKPKLSIHGDLYYEGKEFETRLKEKKPGDLSDELRIALGMPVGPNSHKVPPPWLIAMQRYGPPPSYPNLKIPGLNSPIPESCSFGYHAGGWGKPPVDETGKPLYGDVFGTNAGDFQAKAEEEEVDRTPWGELEPSDEESSEEEEEDESDEEKPDETGFFTPADSGLITPGGFSSVPAGMETPELIELRKKKIEEAMDGNETPQLFTVLPERRTGSGGAAMMASTHIYDVSGAMAGRKAGGGQESQGVEVALAPEELELDPMAMTQKYEEHVRNQEAQVEKEDFSDMVAEHAAKQKQKKRKAQPQDTRSGAKKYKEFKF from the exons ATGGCTTCCGACGGACCGCCGGGGACTGAACCCATGCCTTCCGACTTGGGGAGCTCTGTAGCGGCCCTGAATACATGGAGCAATCCGGAGCTTCAAGCCAAGCTAGGCGAGCTAGGCGCACCCAACATGG GCCCCAGAGAGGAGATGCTGGACAGGCTCAAGGGATACATGATGCAG ACTGGAATGATGCTCAACAAGCCCAACCAAGGGGGTGATGACAAACCTATGACCCCGCAGGCCAACCGACCCTATAAG ATGCCAGGCATCCCCCCCATGCCCCCGATGCCCATGCCGCCCATGCCACCTGGTATGGGTATGCTCCAGGCGATGAGCATGATGGCGGGTGGACCCCCTCCACCAGGGATGCATATGGGAATGGAGCCTCCAGGCATGCCCCCCGGCCTCTCCCAGGAGGACCAGCTGAAGATGGTGCAGCAGAGGGCCGCCATGATGATGCAGCATGAGGAGAGGGCCAAGCAGCAG ggggaTTCCCGTGCTATGGAAGAGCACATGAAGGAGCAGGAGCTTCTGGAGCAGCAGAAGAGG gcGGCAGTGATGATGGAGCATGAGAGGCAGCAAGAGCTCGCTAAGATGCAGCATGGAGGACCAGGGCCCAGGATGTCTGACCCGGGGCCACGGCCCCCTGGCATGATGCCCCCCATGATGAGAG GTATGAACCCACCCCCTCCTGGAATAAATACTGGTGGAATGAACCCACCCCCTCCTGGTATGTCCATGATGCATACCCAGAGACACAGAGTTCCCCCACCGCCAGGAGAGGACGCCAGAGAG GTGTggcagggagaggaggtgggCATTGGCCCTAAGATCCCCCAGGCCCTGGAGAAGATTCTACAGCTAAAGGAGATCAGACAGGAGCAGCTAAGCACCGCCCCCGCAG aagaagaagaagaggaggaggagagccaggAGATGGAGATGCACAACTCCTCCGCCCCCGTCCTGTCTGAGACGGAAGAGGATGACGGTTCTCTCTCCAAGAAAGAC AAAAACCGCAAGCGCAGGAACCGcaagaagaagaacaagaagaggCGTGTGCAGGAAAAGAGGGAGCAGGCggtggagaagaaagaggaggatggagggaaggagacagagcaAGAGGTGGAGATCGAGTACGTCACTGAGGAACCGGAGATCTACGATCCTAACTTCATCTTCTTCAAGAGGATCTTTGAGGCCTTCAAG CTGACTGACGATgtgaagaaagagaaagagaaggagccgGAGAAAAAGGAGGCTCCTACCATGTTTAAGAAGAAGGGGTTCGAGGAGGAGACAAAAGACAGCGATGACAGTGATGAT GAGATCAGAACAGATGTTCCCAAGCTGTCTAAGAAGAAGCTGAGAAGGATGAACAGACTGACTGTGGCTGAACTCAAACAG ttGGTGGCGCGTCCTGACGTGGTGGAGATGCACGATGTGACGGCCCAGGAGCCCAAGCTGCTGGTACACCTGAAGGCAACCAGGAACACGGTCCCCGTCCCCCGACACTGGTGCTTCAAGAGGAAGTACCTCCAGGGCAAGAGGGGTATAGAGAAGCCCCCGTTTGAGCTGCCAGAGTTCATCAAGAGGACGGGCAtccaggagatgagagaggctcTGCAGGAGAAG GAGGATGCCAAGACCATGAAGACCAAGATGAGGGAGAAGGTTCGTCCCAAGATGGGCAAGATCGACATTGACTACCAGAAGCTCCACGACGCCTTCTTCAAGTGGCAGATGAAGCCTAAACTCTCCATCCATGGAGACCTCTACTACGAG ggtAAAGAGTTTGAGACGAGGCTGAAGGAGAAGAAACCAGGGGATCTGTCAGATGAACTGCGTATCGCTCTGGGCATGCCAGTTGGACCG AACTCACACAAGGTGCCCCCGCCCTGGCTGATCGCCATGCAGAGATACGGCCCCCCTCCCTCCTATCCCAACCTCAAGATCCCCGGACTCAACTCGCCCATTCCGGAG agCTGTTCGTTTGGTTACCATGCTGGTGGTTGGGGGAAGCCTCCTGTAGATGAGACAGGCAAGCCTCTGTACGGTGATGTGTTCGGGACTAACGCGGGAGACTTCCAG gctaaggctgaggaggaggaggtggatcgTACGCCGTGGGGAGAGCTGGAGCCTTCAGATGAGGAGTcttcagaggaagaggaggaagatgagagcGACGAGGAGAAACCAGACGAAACCGGCTTCTTCACACCGGCAGACAG TGGTCTGATCACACCAGGAGGCTTCTCGTCAGTGCCTGCTGGTATGGAGACTCCAGAGCTCATCGAGCTGAGGaagaagaagattgaggaggCCATGGACGG GAATGAGACTCCTCAGCTGTTCACGGTGCTCCCAGAGAGGAGAACGGGCTCTGGAGGGGCAGCCATGATGGCGTCCACACACATCTACGACGTATCGGGG GCGATGGCTGGTCGTAAGGCGGGTGGAGGCCAGGAGTCCCAGGGGGTGGAGGTAGCCCTGGCCCCAGAGGAGTTGGAGCTGGACCCAATGGCCATGACACAGAAGTACGAAGAGCACGTCAGGAACCAGGAGGCCCAGGTGGAGAAGGAGGACTTCAGCGACATGGTGGCCGAGCACGCCGCCAAACAGAAG caAAAGAAGAGGAAGGCCCAGCCCCAAGACACACGAAGTGGTGCCAAGAAATACAAAGAGTTCAAGTTTTAG